A single window of Eucalyptus grandis isolate ANBG69807.140 chromosome 1, ASM1654582v1, whole genome shotgun sequence DNA harbors:
- the LOC108954050 gene encoding pentatricopeptide repeat-containing protein At5g12100, mitochondrial, with translation MARRLRSLPKLLRLAPPAGTPSPAASLLPSSSLCTAPPPPGPDPAQDAAATAAVAAGDGERHEQVRRIRVLLQQGRTDTARRQVRSLVLSGKLFASPSDLFTLFSLSCPLLKGSFSDMLLSVYADSKLTREASEVYALMKGDGLFPSLGSFNLLLESLVTSKRFEEALGFFGEIFGSDVRPDRFTFAKAIQAAAKLGDLRRGFELMDDMKRRGISPNAFIYNLMICALCKEKRVRDAEKLFDEMSNRNVAATVVTYNSLIDGYCKMGEMEKAFDLRGRMEGENVQPNLITFNSLLSGLCRARRMEEAKRVTDEMEARGLAADGFTYSILFDGHLKSGNVDASLDLCEEVMGKGVKMNMYTCSILLNALCKEGKVEKAVEILDKLIANGLDPDVAVYNTLVSGYCQRNDLDGAVSMIEQMEVAGVKPNSVSFNCLISKVCDMKKMESAEYWVKKMSEKGVSANVETFNILIDGYGRMCHFDRCFQILEQMENNGLKPNVVSYGSLIHCLCNNGKLIEAECVVGDMVARGILPNSHIFNMLIDSSCAAGKMNTAFTFFQEMLKSEIAPTVVTYNALINGLCKSGKPMEAENLIPRMISNGYAPDVITYNSLISGYSGVGNSQKCLELYEKMKALGIRPTLKTYHPLISGCGKEGTAVVDRLLEEMSEMNLAADRLVCNEVIRCYVEHGDVQRAFAVYHDMVDRGLQPDKMTFNNLIRGRFKEGTLSSVNDLVNCMKASNLSPKADTYHVLVKGYCDHKNFARAYDWYREMMDDGFSLNDSSCHELIAGLKQEGKLQESQIVCSEMSNRNASNDEKISLVAKM, from the coding sequence ATGGCGCGGCGCCTCCGTTCACTGCCGAAGCTCCTCCGCCTCGCTCCGCCCGCCGGAACCCCGAGCCCCGCCGCCTCCCTCCtcccttcctcctccctctgCACCGCCCCTCCCCCGCCGGGCCCCGACCCCGCTCAGgatgccgccgccaccgccgccgtcgccgccggagACGGGGAGCGCCACGAGCAGGTCCGCAGGATCCGGGTCCTCCTGCAGCAGGGCCGCACCGACACCGCCCGGAGGCAAGTCAGGTCCCTCGTCCTCTCCGGGAAGCTCTTCGCTTCCCCCTCGGACTTGTTCACCCTCTTCTCGCTCTCCTGCCCGCTCCTCAAGGGCAGTTTCTCCGACATGCTTCTGTCGGTCTACGCCGATTCCAAGCTGACCCGGGAGGCTTCCGAGGTGTATGCGCTGATGAAAGGGGACGGCTTGTTCCCTAGCCTCGGCTCTTTCAACCTCTTGCTCGAGTCGCTGGTGACGAGCAAGCGGTTCGAGGAGGCGCTCGGGTTCTTCGGGGAGATATTCGGGTCTGATGTGAGGCCGGACCGGTTCACGTTTGCGAAGGCCATTCAGGCCGCGGCGAAATTGGGGGACTTGAGGAGGGGTTTCGAGTTGATGGATGATATGAAGAGGAGAGGGATCAGTCCGAACGCGTTTATCTACAATCTGATGATCTGCGCGCTTTGCAAAGAGAAGAGGGTAAGGGATGCAGAGAAgctgtttgatgaaatgtctAACAGGAATGTGGCTGCCACTGTGGTCACTTATAACTCGTTGATCGATGGGTATTGTAAGATGGGGGAGATGGAGAAGGCGTTTGACCTGAGGGGGAGGATGGAGGGGGAGAATGTGCAGCCGAATCTCATCACGTTCAATTCGTTGCTTAGTGGCCTGTGCCGAGCGCGGAGGATGGAGGAGGCAAAGAGAGTGACGGATGAGATGGAAGCTCGTGGCCTCGCTGCTGATGGTTTCACGTACAGCATTCTTTTCGATGGGCATCTTAAGTCTGGCAACGTGGATGCGTCATTGGATCTTTGTGAAGAAGTTATGGGGAAAGGTGTTAAAATGAATATGTACACGTGTAGCATCTTGTTGAATGCTTTGTGCAAAGAAGGGAAGGTGGAGAAGGCTGTGGAGATTTTGGATAAGTTGATCGCGAATGGACTTGATCCTGATGTGGCTGTATATAACACACTTGTGAGCGGATATTGTCAGAGAAACGATCTGGATGGAGCCGTTTCAATGATCGAACAAATGGAAGTTGCTGGGGTGAAGCCCAATTCTGTTAGCTTCAATTGCTTGATCAGCAAGGTATGCGacatgaagaagatggagagtGCGGAGTATTGGGTAAAGAAGATGTCGGAGAAAGGAGTTTCAGCAAATGTGGAGACATTCAACATTTTGATTGACGGCTATGGACGCATGTGCCATTTTGATAGGTGCTTTCAGATTCTAgaacaaatggaaaataatggTCTAAAACCAAATGTTGTGAGCTATGGGTCTCTGATACATTGTCTTTGCAACAATGGTAAGCTCATTGAGGCTGAATGCGTCGTTGGAGATATGGTAGCTCGAGGGATTTTGCCAAATTCACATATATTCAATATGTTAATTGACAGCAGTTGTGCAGCTGGAAAGATGAATACTGCCTTCACTTTCTTTCAAGAGATGCTGAAAAGTGAAATTGCTCCAACGGTTGTTACTTATAATGCTTTGATTAACGGGTTATGCAAAAGTGGGAAGCCAATGGAAGCGGAGAACTTGATTCCCCGGATGATAAGTAATGGCTATGCTCCTGATGTTATCACATACAACTCTCTGATCTCAGGATATTCTGGTGTAGGGAATTCCCAAAAGTGTCTTGAGTTATATGAGAAAATGAAGGCTTTGGGAATCAGGCCCACTTTAAAAACGTACCATCCATTAATTAGTGGATGTGGCAAAGAAGGAACGGCTGTTGTGGATAGACTGCTTGAGGAAATGTCAGAGATGAATTTGGCTGCCGATCGATTGGTATGTAACGAAGTTATTCGATGTTATGTCGAGCATGGAGATGTTCAGAGGGCGTTTGCTGTGTACCATGATATGGTAGACAGGGGACTTCAGCCTGACAAAATGACTTTCAATAACTTGATTAGGGGGCGATTCAAAGAAGGAACTTTGTCGTCAGTGAATGATCTTGTTAATTGCATGAAGGCCAGTAACTTGTCTCCTAAAGCAGATACTTACCACGTACTGGTAAAGGGATATTGTGATCATAAAAATTTTGCCAGGGCATATGATTGGTATAGAGAAATGATGGATGATGGTTTCTCGTTGAATGACTCCTCATGCCATGAGCTCATTGCTGGCCTCAAACAAGAGGGTAAGTTACAAGAATCCCAGATAGTTTGCTCAGAAATGAGCAACCGGAATGCCAGTAATGACGAAAAAATCTCCCTGGTTGCGAAGATGTAG
- the LOC104438577 gene encoding glucomannan 4-beta-mannosyltransferase 9 codes for MDRLSATGLLPDTFGGARDDISMQLSLIWAQIKAPLLVPLLRLAVFLCLAMSLMLFLERVYMAVVILLVKLFGRKPEKRYRWEPMKDDVELGNSAYPMVLVQIPMYNEREVYQLSIGAACGLSWPSDRIIIQVLDDSTDPTIKDLVELECQRWASKGINIRYEIRDNRNGYKAGALKEGMKRSYVKQCDYVAILDADFQPEPDFLWRTIPFLVHNPEVALVQARWKFVNADECLMTRMQEMSLDYHFTVEQEVGSSTHAFFGFNGTAGVWRISALNEAGGWKDRTTVEDMDLAVRASLKGWKFVYLGSLKVKNELPSTFKAYRFQQHRWSCGPANLFRKMAMEIIRNKKVTLWKKVHVIYSFFLVRKIVAHIVTFIFYCVVLPATVFVPEVTVPKWGAVYIPSIITVLNAVGTPRSLHLVVFWILFENVMSFHRTKATFIGLLEAGRVNEWIVTEKLGDALKVKASNKVPKKPKFRFGDRLHVLELGVGAYLFFCGCYDIAFGRNHYFMYLFAQAIAFFIMGFGYIGTFVPNS; via the exons ATGGACCGGCTCTCTGCAACTGGTCTCCTTCCCGACACGTTCGGAGGAGCAAGAGACGACATCTCCATGCAACTTTCGCTGATTTGGGCTCAGATCAAGGCGCCGTTGCTCGTCCCGTTGCTCCGGCTCGCGGTGTTCCTTTGCCTGGCCATGTCGCTGATGCTGTTCCTCGAGAGGGTGTACATGGCCGTCGTGATCCTCCTGGTGAAGCTCTTCGGCCGGAAGCCGGAGAAGCGGTACAGGTGGGAGCCCATGAAGGACGACGTCGAGCTGGGCAACTCGGCCTACCCCATGGTCCTGGTCCAAATCCCAATGTACAACGAGCGAGAG GTTTATCAGCTCTCGATCGGAGCCGCATGCGGTCTCTCGTGGCCGTCCGACCGCATCATCATTCAAGTCCTCGACGATTCCACCGACCCGACGATCAAG GACCTGGTGGAGCTGGAGTGCCAGAGGTGGGCGAGCAAAGGGATCAACATCAGGTACGAGATCCGGGACAACCGGAACGGGTACAAGGCCGGGGCGCTCAAGGAGGGCATGAAGCGGAGCTACGTGAAGCAGTGCGACTACGTCGCCATCCTCGACGCCGACTTCCAGCCCGAACCCGACTTCCTCTGGCGGACCATCCCTTTCCTCGTCCACAACCCCGAGGTCGCCCTCGTCCAGGCCCGTTGGAAATTCG TGAATGCGGACGAGTGCTTGATGACGAGAATGCAAGAGATGTCCCTGGATTACCATTTCACCGTCGAGCAAGAAGTCGGGTCCTCCACCCACGCCTTTTTCGGATTCAACG GCACGGCGGGTGTATGGCGCATTTCTGCCCTGAACGAGGCCGGAGGTTGGAAGGACCGGACCACCGTGGAAGACATGGACTTAGCAGTCAGGGCGAGCCTCAAAGGCTGGAAGTTCGTGTACCTCGGGAGTCTCAAG GTGAAAAATGAGCTGCCAAGTACCTTCAAGGCTTACCGCTTTCAGCAACACCGTTGGTCGTGCGGTCCCGCGAATCTTTTCAGGAAGATGGCCATGGAAATCATTCGAAACAAG AAGGTCACTCTGTGGAAAAAGGTGCATGTGATTTACAGCTTCTTTCTGGTTAGAAAGATCGTAGCGCACATCGTCACCTTCATCTTCTACTGCGTCGTGTTGCCGGCGACCGTTTTTGTGCCTGAAGTCACCGTTCCCAAGTGGGGTGCAGTTTATATTCCTTCCATTATTACTGTCCTCAATGCCGTCGGTACTCCTAG GTCGCTCCATTTGGTGGTTTTCTGGATCCTGTTCGAGAATGTCATGTCGTTCCACCGAACAAAAGCAACCTTCATCGGGCTTTTAGAAGCCGGGAGGGTAAACGAGTGGATCGTCACTGAGAAACTCGGGGATGCGCTCAAGGTTAAAGCTTCTAACAAAGTGCCCAAAAAGCCTAAATTCAGATTCGGAGATAG GTTGCATGTGCTAGAGCTCGGCGTCGGAGCCTACCTCTTCTTTTGCGGCTGTTACGACATCGCCTTCGGGAGAAATCACTACTTCATGTACCTTTTCGCGCAAGCCATCGCCTTCTTCATTATGGGATTTGGGTACATCGGCACCTTCGTTCCTAATTCATAG
- the LOC104456007 gene encoding LOW QUALITY PROTEIN: beta-galactosidase 15-like (The sequence of the model RefSeq protein was modified relative to this genomic sequence to represent the inferred CDS: inserted 1 base in 1 codon), giving the protein MATFGPCFAAVLSVVSFLLIASAVPLDVSYDERGIKLNGQSRIIISGSIHYPRSTPEMWGDLIIKAKAGGLNAIETYVFWNAHEPLYRQYDFEGNKDLVRFIKTIEDAGLYAILRIGPYVCAEWNYGGFPVWLHNLPGVEVRTNNTVYQNEMKTFVTLIVDMMQKHGLFAIQGGPIIVAQIENEYGNVEWAYGNNGKSYINWCAQLAESYGIQVPWIMCQQSDAPSPMINTCNGWYCDQFSPNNPKSPKWWTENWSGWFKVWGMKDPHRTAEDLAFAVARFFQYGGSLQNYYMYHGGTNFDRTAGGPYITTSYDYDAPLDEYGNLNQPKWGHLKRLHELIMSMEEILTHGVKRDVDYGNMMSGTVYMYEGKQSCFLGNANESQDFTVNLMGSNYTVPAWSVSILPNCYTEVYNTAKINGQQTVMVKLPNEANDQTEPYELKWDWRPEHPESLHQGVAKGSVMTANELXIKRLSTNDTSDYLWYLTSLDLSKNDSLTSKAITLHVHTNGHIVHAFVNGKHVGSQWGTSDLLEFIMEKDIKLKHGKTNSISLLSVTVGLQHYGANFDTVNVGIHGPVKLIGNKGQSDEVTVDLSTNSWTYKVGLTGQEEKGLQLDNARHQHGWKSYNLPSNRLFVWYKTTFKAPMGSDPVVVDLQGLGKGTAWVNGHNIGRFWPSFVASEDGCTATCDYRGAYNSDKCLTNCGKPSLRWYHIPRSFLQGDGNKLVLFEEFGGTPLHVRFQTVTAGTICATTDEGKKLELSCQGGHVMSEIKFASFGEPTGVCGSYARGSCEAPNTPSVIQKQCLGQESCTLDVSENTFRPTECHLNVYRLAVEATCDSP; this is encoded by the exons ATGGCGACCTTCGGTCCGTGTTTTGCTGCTGTTCTCAGTGTCGTGAGCTTTCTCCTCATCGCCTCCGCGGTCCCTCTCGATGTCTCCTACGATGAAAGGGGGATCAAACTCAACGGTCAAAGCAGGATAATCATTTCCGGTTCTATTCATTACCCTCGTAGCACTCCTGAG ATGTGGGGTGATCTCATTATAAAAGCAAAAGCGGGTGGCCTCAATGCCATTGAGACTTACGTTTTTTGGAATGCCCACGAGCCATTGTACCGTCAG TATGACTTCGAAGGAAATAAAGATCTAGTCCGGTTTATCAAAACCATAGAAGACGCGGGGCTCTATGCCATTCTTCGGATTGGCCCATATGTATGTGCGGAGTGGAATTATGG AGGGTTTCCCGTATGGCTGCACAACTTGCCTGGTGTAGAGGTGAGAACAAACAATACCGTTTATCAg AATGAGATGAAAACGTTTGTCACATTGATAGTAGACATGATGCAAAAGCATGGTCTTTTTGCTATCCAAGGTGGCCCAATAATCGTTGCTCAG ATTGAGAACGAGTACGGAAATGTGGAATGGGCTTATGGGAACAATGGGAAGTCATACATCAATTGGTGCGCACAATTGGCCGAAAGTTATGGCATCCAAGTTCCATGGATTATGTGTCAACAAAGCGATGCTCCTTCGCCAATG ATCAATACATGTAATGGATGGTATTGTGACCAATTTTCTCCTAACAATCCAAAGAGCCCTAAATGGTGGACTGAGAACTGGTCCGGATG gTTCAAGGTTTGGGGCATGAAGGATCCACATAGGACTGCCGAGGATCTTGCTTTTGCTGTAGCAAGATTTTTCCAATATGGCGGATCTCTTCAGAACTATTATATG TACCATGGCGGAACGAACTTTGATAGAACAGCCGGCGGTCCCTATATCACGACATCATATGACTATGATGCACCACTTGATGAATATg GTAACTTGAATCAACCGAAATGGGGACATCTGAAACGGCTCCACGAACTGATCATGTCCATGGAGGAGATCCTTACGCATGGAGTGAAGAGGGATGTGGATTACGGGAACATGATGTCG GGCACCGTGTACATGTATGAGGGGAAGCAAAGTTGTTTCCTGGGCAACGCGAACGAGAGCCAGGACTTCACCGTCAATCTCATGGGGAGTAATTACACGGTCCCGGCGTGGTCTGTTAGCATCCTCCCCAATTGCTACACCGAGGTCTACAATACCGCTAAG ATTAACGGCCAACAGACAGTAATGGTGAAGCTGCCGAATGAAGCCAACGATCAGACGGAGCCCTATGAACTGAAATGGGATTGGAGGCCGGAGCATCCCGAGAGCTTGCATCAAGGTGTTGCTAAGGGGAGCGTGATGACCGCAAATGAGC GGATCAAAAGACTGTCCACTAATGACACTAGCGACTACTTGTGGTATCTAACTAG TCTCGATTTGAGCAAGAACGATAGCCTCACCAGCAAGGCGATCACCTTACATGTCCACACCAACGGGCACATCGTTCATGCTTTTGTCAATGGGAAGCATGTCG GGTCTCAATGGGGTACGAGCGATCTTTTGGAATTCATCATGGAGAAAGACATCAAGCTGAAGCACGGCAAAACTAACTCGATTTCTCTCCTCAGTGTCACCGTCGGTTTGCAA CACTATGGGGCCAACTTCGATACGGTTAATGTTGGGATTCACGGTCCGGTGAAGCTGATCGGCAACAAAGGGCAAAGCGACGAGGTGACTGTGGACCTGTCGACCAACTCGTGGACGTACAAGGTGGGCTTGACCGGCCAGGAGGAGAAGGGCCTACAGCTGGACAACGCTCGCCACCAGCATGGATGGAAATCTTACAATCTCCCCTCGAACAGATTGTTCGTATGGTACAAg ACGACCTTCAAGGCTCCTATGGGTAGCGACCCTGTGGTGGTGGACTTGCAAGGGCTTGGCAAAGGCACTGCTTGGGTCAATGGCCACAACATCGGCAGGTTTTGGCCGAGCTTCGTTGCTAGCGAGGATGGCTGCACCGCCACCTGCGATTACCGCGGAGCTTATAACTCCGACAAGTGTTTGACCAACTGCGGAAAACCTAGCCTAAGATG GTATCACATCCCGCGCTCCTTCCTTCAAGGCGACGGCAACAAGCTGGTACTCTTCGAGGAGTTTGGTGGCACCCCGCTCCACGTGAGGTTCCAAACCGTGACGGCCGGGACGATCTGTGCCACCACCGACGAGGGGAAGAAGCTGGAGCTGTCGTGCCAGGGTGGGCACGTCATGTCGGAAATCAAGTTCGCTAGCTTCGGCGAGCCGACTGGCGTCTGTGGGTCTTACGCGAGGGGTAGCTGCGAAGCTCCCAACACGCCCTCAGTCATCCAGAAG CAATGTCTTGGACAAGAAAGCTGTACACTTGATGTTTCGGAGAACACATTCAGACCGACCGAGTGCCACCTGAATGTTTATAGACTCGCTGTCGAAGCTACCTGCGATTCTccatag